The following coding sequences are from one Sulfitobacter sp. HNIBRBA3233 window:
- the recQ gene encoding DNA helicase RecQ, which yields MPAAQELLKDIFGFEGFRPGQEEIVDAVSAGENVLAIMPTGGGKSLCFQLPAMMNEGVTVVISPLIALMRDQVRALQEAGVGAGALTSGNTPEETDAVWEGLEAGTLKLLYMAPERLASGAAMGMLRRVGVRQIAVDEAHCVSQWGHDFRPDYLRIGELRRTLDVPLAAFTATADAETREEIVQKLFDGHPPRAFLHGFDRPNIHLAFAAKNSPRAQILNFAAARRGQSGIVYCGTRAKTEGLARALNDAGQTAIHYHGGMEAEDRRIAERRFQQEDGLIVCATVAFGMGVDKPDIRWVAHADLPKSIEAYYQEIGRAGRDGAPAETLTLYGPDDIRLRRTQIDEGLAPPERRTADHGRLNALLGLAEALECRRSTLLGYFGEAEVTCGNCDLCDSPAETFDGTTAVRKALSAMLRTDEWFGAGHLIDILLGADTDKIRQRGHDSLPTYGVGTEYSKGQWQAIFRQMMGHDLVRPDPERHGALRMTDAALPILRDEASITLRSDTVASAATRRPAVKAMVGEEDAPLLSALKAKRRALAEAAKVPAYIIFTDRSLIEMAERRPATLDDMARISGVGAKKLDSYGAAFLEVINGAAEAMHPQRRKLAGRDAGSLYDRLMSVQVDLARGPMGTDRPLSCSASLLAKVAQMRDPTEETLERLLGDRRAERFGAAFLDVLRDPD from the coding sequence ATGCCCGCCGCGCAAGAGCTGCTGAAAGACATTTTCGGTTTCGAAGGCTTCCGCCCCGGACAGGAAGAGATCGTCGATGCGGTCAGCGCGGGCGAAAACGTGCTTGCCATCATGCCCACGGGCGGCGGAAAATCCCTGTGTTTCCAACTGCCCGCCATGATGAACGAAGGGGTCACGGTGGTCATCTCGCCGCTGATCGCCCTGATGCGCGATCAGGTTCGCGCCCTGCAAGAGGCGGGCGTTGGCGCTGGTGCGTTGACCTCCGGCAACACCCCCGAAGAAACCGACGCGGTTTGGGAGGGGCTCGAGGCGGGAACGCTCAAGCTTCTTTACATGGCGCCGGAACGGCTGGCCTCGGGGGCGGCAATGGGCATGTTGCGCCGCGTGGGTGTGCGACAAATCGCCGTGGACGAGGCGCATTGCGTCAGCCAGTGGGGCCACGATTTCCGGCCTGACTACCTGCGCATCGGAGAGCTGCGCCGCACCCTCGATGTGCCGCTTGCGGCCTTTACCGCCACCGCGGACGCCGAAACCCGCGAAGAGATCGTGCAGAAACTCTTTGACGGGCACCCGCCCCGCGCCTTCCTGCACGGGTTCGACCGTCCGAATATCCATCTTGCCTTTGCCGCCAAGAATTCGCCGCGCGCGCAGATCCTGAACTTTGCCGCCGCGCGCCGGGGCCAGTCGGGCATCGTCTATTGCGGCACCCGCGCCAAGACCGAGGGCCTCGCCCGCGCGTTGAACGACGCAGGGCAGACCGCGATCCATTACCACGGCGGGATGGAGGCAGAGGACCGCCGCATCGCCGAGCGGCGCTTCCAGCAGGAGGACGGGCTGATCGTCTGCGCCACGGTGGCGTTCGGGATGGGCGTCGACAAGCCCGACATCCGCTGGGTCGCCCACGCCGACCTGCCCAAATCCATCGAAGCCTATTATCAGGAAATCGGCCGTGCGGGCCGCGACGGTGCCCCCGCCGAGACGCTGACACTCTACGGCCCCGACGACATCCGCCTGCGCCGCACCCAGATCGACGAAGGGCTGGCCCCGCCCGAACGCCGTACTGCGGATCACGGGCGGCTCAACGCGCTACTGGGTCTGGCCGAGGCGCTCGAATGCCGCCGCAGTACCCTACTCGGCTATTTCGGCGAGGCCGAAGTGACCTGCGGAAACTGCGATCTGTGCGACAGCCCCGCAGAAACCTTCGATGGCACCACTGCCGTGCGCAAGGCGCTGTCGGCGATGCTGCGCACCGATGAATGGTTCGGCGCGGGCCATCTGATCGACATCCTGCTGGGCGCCGACACCGACAAGATCCGCCAGCGCGGTCACGACAGCCTGCCGACATACGGCGTCGGCACCGAATATTCCAAGGGCCAGTGGCAGGCGATCTTTCGGCAGATGATGGGCCATGATCTGGTCCGGCCGGACCCCGAACGCCACGGCGCCCTGCGCATGACCGATGCGGCGCTGCCTATTCTGCGCGACGAGGCGTCGATCACCCTGCGCAGCGACACGGTGGCCTCTGCCGCCACCCGCCGCCCCGCCGTCAAGGCGATGGTCGGCGAAGAGGACGCGCCGCTTCTGTCCGCTCTCAAGGCCAAGCGCCGTGCGCTGGCCGAGGCGGCGAAGGTCCCTGCCTATATCATCTTCACCGACCGGAGCCTGATCGAAATGGCCGAACGCCGGCCCGCCACGCTCGACGATATGGCCCGGATCAGCGGCGTCGGCGCCAAGAAGCTCGACAGCTACGGCGCGGCGTTCCTCGAAGTGATCAACGGCGCGGCCGAGGCGATGCATCCCCAGCGCCGCAAGCTGGCAGGGCGCGATGCCGGATCGCTCTACGACCGTCTGATGTCGGTGCAGGTCGATCTTGCCCGTGGCCCGATGGGCACCGACCGCCCGCTCAGCTGTTCGGCCTCCCTTCTGGCGAAGGTCGCGCAAATGCGCGATCCGACCGAAGAGACGCTGGAACGTCTCCTGGGCGACCGCCGGGCCGAGAGATTTGGCGCGGCCTTTCTGGACGTCCTGCGTGACCCGGACTAG
- a CDS encoding MFS transporter: MAQPSGRARIWGWYFFDWASQPYNTLLLTFIFGPYFAATVSANLIASGMPEAAAKAQAQAYWGWGLAIAGVSIAVLAPVLGAIADNSGRKLPWIWFFSFLYFTGSLALWWTAPQDFSVLWALFFFGIGLIGMEFATIFTNSYLPELDDNPAELGRISGSGWAFGYVGGVLALALMLALFQATGSGKTMAGLSPLFGLDPATKADTRIVGPLTAVWFAVFMIPFFLTARDRPTAMADRIVIRQSLRDLGRTLRGLPRHPSLLAYLGSSMFYRDALNGMYTFGGVYATGVLNWSITQVGIFGILAAVSGAVFCWIAGRVDRRVGPMPVIVFCNVALALVAVLIVSVSPGQVLWIPVAEGSALPDVSFFIAGAVIGAAGGALQASSRNMMTRQANPERMTEAFGLYALSGKATSFLAPALIAFTSQMTGSQQLGVTPIVGLFILGLILLAWVKPNGDFSR, translated from the coding sequence TTGGCACAACCATCGGGGCGCGCGCGGATCTGGGGCTGGTACTTCTTCGACTGGGCAAGCCAGCCTTACAATACCTTGTTGCTGACCTTCATTTTCGGCCCCTATTTCGCCGCGACCGTGTCGGCCAACCTGATCGCCTCGGGCATGCCGGAGGCCGCAGCCAAGGCGCAGGCGCAGGCCTACTGGGGGTGGGGTCTGGCCATTGCGGGCGTCTCTATCGCGGTGCTGGCCCCGGTGCTGGGTGCCATCGCGGATAATTCGGGCCGCAAGCTGCCGTGGATCTGGTTCTTCTCCTTTCTCTATTTCACGGGCTCACTGGCCCTGTGGTGGACGGCGCCACAGGATTTTTCCGTTCTGTGGGCCTTGTTCTTCTTCGGGATCGGCCTGATCGGGATGGAGTTCGCGACGATCTTTACCAATTCCTACCTGCCCGAACTGGACGACAATCCGGCAGAGCTGGGCCGGATTTCGGGGTCGGGCTGGGCTTTCGGCTACGTTGGCGGGGTGCTGGCGCTGGCATTGATGCTGGCGCTGTTTCAGGCCACCGGCAGCGGCAAGACCATGGCGGGGCTTTCGCCGCTCTTCGGGCTGGATCCGGCGACGAAGGCCGACACACGGATTGTCGGGCCGCTGACGGCGGTGTGGTTCGCCGTCTTCATGATCCCCTTCTTTCTGACCGCGCGCGACCGGCCCACCGCGATGGCCGACCGTATCGTGATTCGCCAGAGCCTGCGGGATCTTGGCCGGACCCTGCGGGGATTGCCGCGCCATCCTTCGCTGCTGGCCTATCTGGGGTCGTCGATGTTCTACCGCGACGCGCTGAACGGGATGTATACCTTCGGCGGTGTCTACGCGACCGGGGTGCTGAACTGGTCGATCACGCAGGTGGGTATCTTTGGCATTTTGGCCGCCGTTTCGGGGGCGGTTTTCTGCTGGATCGCGGGCCGTGTGGACCGCCGCGTAGGACCGATGCCCGTCATCGTCTTCTGCAATGTCGCACTGGCGCTGGTGGCGGTGCTGATCGTGTCCGTCAGCCCCGGTCAGGTGCTGTGGATCCCGGTCGCCGAAGGATCGGCGCTGCCTGACGTCAGCTTCTTCATCGCCGGTGCGGTGATCGGCGCCGCGGGCGGTGCCCTGCAGGCGTCTTCGCGCAACATGATGACGCGGCAGGCAAACCCCGAGCGCATGACAGAGGCTTTCGGCCTTTACGCCTTGTCCGGCAAGGCGACGTCCTTTCTGGCGCCCGCGCTGATCGCGTTTACCAGCCAGATGACGGGCAGCCAGCAATTGGGTGTCACGCCGATTGTGGGGCTATTCATCCTAGGGTTGATACTGTTAGCATGGGTCAAACCGAACGGGGATTTCAGCAGATGA
- a CDS encoding YggT family protein produces the protein MTSLFQILMLLLDIVWFFIIAHVIMSWLINFQVLNLRQPLVSQIWYGINRLMEPLYAPIRRILPNMGGLDLAPLVVLIAVAVLRIVLVNNAAAFY, from the coding sequence ATGACTTCGCTTTTCCAGATCCTGATGCTGCTGCTCGACATCGTGTGGTTCTTCATCATCGCGCATGTCATCATGTCCTGGCTGATAAATTTCCAGGTCCTCAACCTGCGGCAACCGCTGGTCAGCCAGATCTGGTACGGCATCAACCGCCTGATGGAGCCGCTCTATGCCCCGATCCGGCGGATCCTGCCCAACATGGGCGGTCTCGATCTGGCGCCGCTGGTGGTGCTGATCGCCGTGGCGGTACTGCGCATCGTTCTGGTCAACAACGCGGCGGCCTTTTACTGA
- a CDS encoding BLUF domain-containing protein has product MIRLMYFSTAASYVSKAELDALCDSSASKNASRSLTGMLAFNGRNFCQIIEGEENDVDDLIEVIRADSRHAGFKVLARKPISERYFDGWSLRRVDSLDFSEAFGAMDA; this is encoded by the coding sequence ATGATCAGACTTATGTATTTCAGCACGGCGGCATCCTATGTTTCCAAGGCAGAACTTGACGCCCTGTGCGACAGTTCGGCCAGCAAGAATGCGTCGCGGTCGCTGACCGGTATGCTCGCGTTCAATGGCCGTAATTTCTGCCAGATCATCGAGGGCGAGGAAAACGATGTCGATGACCTGATCGAGGTCATTCGCGCCGACAGCCGTCACGCGGGCTTCAAGGTGCTCGCGCGCAAGCCGATCTCCGAGCGCTATTTCGACGGCTGGTCCCTCAGGCGGGTCGACTCCCTCGACTTTTCCGAGGCGTTCGGCGCGATGGATGCCTGA